Proteins from a single region of Hordeum vulgare subsp. vulgare chromosome 6H, MorexV3_pseudomolecules_assembly, whole genome shotgun sequence:
- the LOC123402067 gene encoding soluble inorganic pyrophosphatase 6, chloroplastic: protein MATAVTASATAATRFTRLAGVGLRRSSYRPRTAVRFQRPGLTTTALLRPTELKPKDQGQPETLDYRVFLIDGGGRKVSPWHDVPLRAGDGAFHFIVEIPKESSAKMEVATDEAYTPIKQDTKKGNLRYYPYNINWNYGLLPQTWEDPTAANADVEGALGDNDPVDVVEIGERRANIGDVLRVKPLAALAMIDEGELDWKIVAISLDDPKASLVNDVDDVEEHFPGTLTAIRDWFRDYKIPDGKPANRFGLGDKPTSKEYALKVIEETNESWEKLVKRKIPAGELSLA from the exons ATGGCGACGGCGGTCACGGCGTCCGCCACCGCGGCGACTCGCTTCACGCGCCTGGCGGGCGTCGGCCTCCGGCGCAGCAGCTACCGCCCCCGCACCGCCGTCCGCTTCCAGCGGCCGGGACTCACCACCACCGCGCTCCTCAGGCCCACCGAGCTCAAGCCAAAGGACCAGGGCCAGCCCGAGACGCTCGATTACCGCGTCTTCCTCATCGACGGCGGCGGCCGCAAGGTGTCCCCGTGGCACGACGTGCCGCTCCGCGCCGGGGACGGGGCGTTCCACTTCATCGTGGAGATCCCCAAGGAGAGCAGCGCCAAGATGGAGGTCGCCACCGACGAGGCCTACACTCCCATCAAGCAGGACACCAAGAAGGGCAACCTCCGTTACTACCC CTACAACATCAACTGGAACTATGGGTTACTTCCCCAGACATGGGAAGACCCGACAGCTGCAAATGCTGATGTTGAAGGAGCACTTGGAGACAATGATCCTG TTGATGTTGTCGAGATTGGTGAAAGACGGGCCAATATTGGGGATGTTCTTAGGGTGAAACCATTGGCAGCTTTAGCGATGATTGACGAAGGAGAGCTTGACTGGAAAATTGTGGCCATTTCTTTGGACGATCCCAAAGCATCTCTTGTGAATGATGTAGATGATGTCGAGGAGCATTTTCCG GGAACGTTGACTGCAATCAGAGACTGGTTCAGAGACTACAAGATCCCAGACGGGAAGCCCGCCAACAGATTCGGCTTGGGCGACAAGCCCACAAGCAAG GAATATGCCCTGAAGGTGATAGAGGAAACCAACGAGTCATGGGAGAAATTGGTGAAGAGGAAAATCCCGGCGGGAGAGCTCTCGCTAGCCTAG
- the LOC123403536 gene encoding WAT1-related protein At1g44800-like — translation MGMGWKVLHDAKPYLAMVLLQVGFAGMYIIAVASLKAGMSHFVLVVYRNLVATAVMMPFALYFERGRRPKMTTTIFLKIAGLAILEPVIDQNLYFLGAKMTSAGFATALLNTLPAVTFVLALLLRMEKVRLRSLHSQAKIAGTVLTVAGAVLMILYHGPIVQFPWARGQHHPTAGDQGAVGAAAAQDWLKGTIMLIGSCMVWSGFFILQSNTLRSYPAELSLTALICGMGSLMSGAVALVAERANSHVWVIGFDNRLLTVVYAGIVCSGVAYYLQGVVSGQRGPVFVTAFNPLCMIITAVMGSIILKEEINLGSVIGAVIIVVGLYFLIWGKSKDDISRVSDVSVKVAGELPLTSLTNGHGHGKQHELGNSNGDHGALDVKTPTTNVHYFLRHSL, via the exons ATGGGTATGGGGTGGAAGGTCCTGCACGACGCCAAGCCGTACCTGGCGATGGTGCTGCTGCAGGTGGGGTTCGCCGGGATGTACATCATCGCCGTGGCATCCCTCAAGGCCGGGATGAGCCACTTCGTGCTCGTTGTCTACCGTAACCTCGTCGCCACCGCCGTCATGATGCCCTTCGCTCTCTACTTCGAGAG GGGGCGGAGGCCAAAGATGACAACCACCATCTTCCTCAAGATCGCAGGGCTCGCAATTCTCGA GCCCGTGATTGACCAGAACCTCTACTTCTTGGGCGCGAAGATGACCTCGGCGGGCTTCGCGACGGCGCTCCTCAACACCCTCCCGGCCGTCACCTTCGTGCTGGCCCTCCTCCTGCGCATGGAGAAGGTGCGGCTGCGGAGCCTGCACAGCCAGGCCAAGATCGCCGGCACGGTTCTCACGGTGGCCGGCGCCGTGCTGATGATCCTTTACCACGGACCCATCGTGCAGTTCCCGTGGGCCAGAGGCCAGCACCACCCCACTGCCGGTGACCAGGGCGCCGTTGGCGCCGCCGCTGCGCAGGACTGGCTGAAAGGGACCATAATGCTCATCGGCTCCTGCATGGTCTGGTCGGGCTTCTTCATTCTCCAGTCCAACACGCTGCGGAGCTACCCCGCGGAGCTGTCCCTCACGGCGCTCATCTGTGGCATGGGCTCGCTGATGAGCGGCGCCGTCGCCCTCGTCGCTGAGCGCGCCAACTCCCATGTCTGGGTTATCGGCTTCGATAACCGCCTCTTGACCGTCGTCTACGCCGGCATAGTGTGCTCCGGCGTGGCGTACTACTTGCAGGGCGTCGTGTCTGGGCAAAGGGGCCCGGTGTTCGTGACGGCCTTCAACCCGCTCTGCATGATCATAACCGCTGTTATGGGCTCCATCATTCTCAAGGAGGAGATCAATCTCGGAAG TGTGATTGGTGCAGTGATCATCGTGGTAGGCCTCTACTTTCTCATTTGGGGCAAGAGCAAGGACGACATAAGCCGAGTTTCCGACGTGAGCGTCAAGGTCGCCGGCGAGCTGCCCTTAACCTCCTTGACCAACGGCCACGGCCACGGCAAGCAGCACGAGCTCGGCAATAGCAACGGAGACCATGGCGCCTTAGACGTCAAGACGCCGACGACCAATGTCCACTACTTCCTTCGTCACAGTTTATAA